In Macrobrachium rosenbergii isolate ZJJX-2024 chromosome 47, ASM4041242v1, whole genome shotgun sequence, the following are encoded in one genomic region:
- the LOC136830625 gene encoding thiol S-methyltransferase TMT1A-like isoform X2, whose translation MAAEDPEAHEQRMEDLLMEEEEALETAEEGERAEMESSLVNWISDHMLLIVALVVVIAIVKLKLKDWRQRWFAAFMNAMSRTVDVKIEIMKKELFSSMASVRSHDEELRRAGGIKVLEIGVGTGTNFAHYPEGTRLTVIDPNPHFRQYYNENRSKFPNIHSEDIILTTGEEMDMIPDNSIDVVVVTLVFCSVENTEKILKNILRVLAPGGKLYLYEHIKEFDTKNHSIRALLQTLLTKSGIWPFLLDGCCLDRDMFQALESAGFSSVKMERFHADIDHFVFQLIAPSLKGVAEK comes from the exons atggcagcagaggaccCGGAAGCCCACGAGCAGAGAATGGAGGACCTACtcatggaggaggaagaggccctGGAAACAgcggaggaaggagagagagcggAGATGGAATCCTCCCTCGTAAACTGGATATCGGACCACATGCTGCTCATCGTCGCTCTAGTGGTTGTGATCGCAATAGTGAAACTCAAGTTGAAAGACTGGAGACAGAG gtggTTCGCAGCCTTCATGAACGCCATGAGCAGAACGGTGGACGTGAAGATAGAAATAATGAAGAAGGAACTGTTCTCCTCCATGGCCTCCGTCAGATCACACGACGAGGAGTTGCGAAGGGCGGGCGGTATCAAGGTCCTGGAGATTGGCGTGGGCActg GAACCAACTTCGCCCACTACCCAGAGGGCACGAGACTGACCGTGATTGACCCCAACCCTCACTTCAGacaatattacaatgaaaacagGTCAAAATTCCCCAACATCCACAGTGAGGACATTATACTGACTACAG GAGAAGAAATGGACATGATCCCTGACAACAGCATCGACGTAGTGGTCGTGACGCTGGTCTTCTGCAGCGTGGAGAACACGGAGAAGATCCTGAAGAACATCTTGAGGGTCCTGGCTCCC GGCGGAAAGCTGTACCTATACGAGCACATCAAGGAATTCGACACCAAGAACCACTCGATCAGGGCGCTCCTCCAGACCCTCCTGACCAAATCTGGAATCTGGCCCTTCCTCCTGGATGGCTGCTGCCTGGACAGAGACATGTTTCAGGCCCTGGAAAGCGCCGGTTTCTCCAGCGTAAAGATGGAGCGCTTCCACGCCGACATAGACCACTTCGTGTTCCAGCTGATTGCACCTAGTCTCAAGGGAGTGGCCGAGAAATAA
- the LOC136830625 gene encoding thiol S-methyltransferase TMT1A-like isoform X1: MCGVGFCTGVDYRCAENSSELLIKTPVCLKTKEGGDTMAAEDPEAHEQRMEDLLMEEEEALETAEEGERAEMESSLVNWISDHMLLIVALVVVIAIVKLKLKDWRQRWFAAFMNAMSRTVDVKIEIMKKELFSSMASVRSHDEELRRAGGIKVLEIGVGTGTNFAHYPEGTRLTVIDPNPHFRQYYNENRSKFPNIHSEDIILTTGEEMDMIPDNSIDVVVVTLVFCSVENTEKILKNILRVLAPGGKLYLYEHIKEFDTKNHSIRALLQTLLTKSGIWPFLLDGCCLDRDMFQALESAGFSSVKMERFHADIDHFVFQLIAPSLKGVAEK; this comes from the exons ATGTGTGGAGTGGGTTTCTGTACAGGTGTTGATTACAGGTGTGCTGAAAACAGTTCAGAATTGTTGATAAAAACACCTGTTTGTTTGAAAACAAAAG AAGGAGGAGacaccatggcagcagaggaccCGGAAGCCCACGAGCAGAGAATGGAGGACCTACtcatggaggaggaagaggccctGGAAACAgcggaggaaggagagagagcggAGATGGAATCCTCCCTCGTAAACTGGATATCGGACCACATGCTGCTCATCGTCGCTCTAGTGGTTGTGATCGCAATAGTGAAACTCAAGTTGAAAGACTGGAGACAGAG gtggTTCGCAGCCTTCATGAACGCCATGAGCAGAACGGTGGACGTGAAGATAGAAATAATGAAGAAGGAACTGTTCTCCTCCATGGCCTCCGTCAGATCACACGACGAGGAGTTGCGAAGGGCGGGCGGTATCAAGGTCCTGGAGATTGGCGTGGGCActg GAACCAACTTCGCCCACTACCCAGAGGGCACGAGACTGACCGTGATTGACCCCAACCCTCACTTCAGacaatattacaatgaaaacagGTCAAAATTCCCCAACATCCACAGTGAGGACATTATACTGACTACAG GAGAAGAAATGGACATGATCCCTGACAACAGCATCGACGTAGTGGTCGTGACGCTGGTCTTCTGCAGCGTGGAGAACACGGAGAAGATCCTGAAGAACATCTTGAGGGTCCTGGCTCCC GGCGGAAAGCTGTACCTATACGAGCACATCAAGGAATTCGACACCAAGAACCACTCGATCAGGGCGCTCCTCCAGACCCTCCTGACCAAATCTGGAATCTGGCCCTTCCTCCTGGATGGCTGCTGCCTGGACAGAGACATGTTTCAGGCCCTGGAAAGCGCCGGTTTCTCCAGCGTAAAGATGGAGCGCTTCCACGCCGACATAGACCACTTCGTGTTCCAGCTGATTGCACCTAGTCTCAAGGGAGTGGCCGAGAAATAA
- the LOC136830627 gene encoding thiol S-methyltransferase TMT1A-like, whose product MERTIWEDHGEGEGVQEEDPLLLDTREDEADVEDIVLEHEHQREVFEEAEVVDETGESNAVPDQDGGGGEGGNSFINERFFNERLFNERWFNETALPVVEWVRENRVLVVAVLLALLILRWKLKDLRRRWFAAFLNRFYRNVDAKMEEMKKDVFATLGSVVSHDPELRKTGGLKILEIGVGTGANFAHYPDGTLLTVVDPNPHFKKYYEANRKKFPNIQAEDIIVSTGEDMDMVPDNSVDVVVVTLVFCSVSDTEKILRQILRVLVPGGKFYFYEHIHEFDAANHAFRRRLQSFLTFVGVWPFIFDNCHLNRDILKAVEATGFSKVEAQRFYAPINHLIFQIIKPSLKGVAEK is encoded by the exons ATGGAGAGAACGATTTGGGAGGAccacggggagggggagggagtacAGGAGGAGGACCCCCTCCTGCTCGACACCCGGGAGGACGAGGCGGACGTGGAAGACATCGTCCTCGAGCACGAACACCAGAGGGAAGTGTTCGAAGAAGCCGAAGTCGTCGACGAGaccggggaatcgaacgctgtCCCAGACCAAGATGGCGGAGGTGGAGAAGGCGGGAATTCGTTTATCAACGAACGATTTTTTAACGAGAGGCTTTTCAACGAGCGGTGGTTCAACGAGACGGCTCTGCCCGTCGTCGAGTGGGTCCGGGAGAACAGGGTGCTCGTCGTTGCCGTCCTGCTCGCGCTCTTAATCCTCAGGTGGAAACTCAAGGATCTGAGGCGAAG ATGGTTTGCAGCCTTCCTGAACCGCTTCTACAGGAACGTGGACGCCAAAATGGAAGAGATGAAGAAGGACGTCTTCGCCACGCTGGGATCCGTCGTCTCCCACGACCCCGAACTCCGGAAGACAGGGGGGCTGAAGATCCTCGAAATTGGGGTTGGCACAG gagcaAATTTCGCTCATTACCCCGACGGGACACTGCTGACAGTGGTGGATCCCAATCCGCATTTCAAAAAGTATTACGAAGCGAACAGGAAGAAGTTCCCCAACATTCAGGCTGAGGACATCATAGTGTCGACTG GCGAAGACATGGACATGGTTCCCGACAACAGCGTGGACGTGGTTGTGGTGACTTTGGTCTTCTGCAGCGTCAGCGACACCGAGAAGATCCTTCGGCAGATCCTGAGGGTCTTGGTTCCT GGTGGCAAATTCTACTTCTACGAGCACATCCACGAGTTCGACGCGGCTAACCACGCCTTCAGGAGGCGCCTGCAGAGCTTCCTGACGTTCGTGGGCGTGTGGCCCTTCATATTCGACAACTGCCACCTCAACAGGGACATCCTGAAGGCGGTGGAGGCCACGGGGTTCTCCAAAGTGGAGGCTCAGAGGTTCTACGCTCCCATCAACCACCTCATATTCCAGATCATCAAGCCCAGTCTCAAGGGCGTGGCGGAGAAGTGA